TGGAAGCGACCCGCCAGCCCAGGATCCTGCGAGCGTAGGCGTCGGTGACAAAGGCCACGTAGGCGAACCCTGCCCAGGTCGACACATAGGTGAGGTCTGCTACCCACAGCCGGTTAGGTGCTGGTGGTCCGAAGCGGCGCTGGACGAGATCGGCGGGACGGGCTGTGGCCGGATCAGCGATCGTGGTCCTGCGGGCTTTGCCGCGGGTGGTCCCGGACAGGCCGAGTTTGGTCATCAGCCGTTCGACGGTGCATCTGGCCACCTCGATGCCCTCACGGTTCAGGGTTAGCCACACTTTGCGGGCACCGTAAACACCGTAGTTGGCGGCGTGGACGCGGCTGATGTGCTCCTTGAGTTCGCCATCGCGCAGCTCGCGGCGGCTGGGCTCCCGGTTGATGTGGTCGTAGTAGGTCGATGGGGCGATCGGCACACCCAGCTCGGTCAGCTGTGTGCAGATCGACTCGACACCCCACCGCAAACCATCGGGGCCCTCGCGGTGGCCCTGATGATCGGCGATGAACCGGGTAATTAGCGTGCTGGCCGGTCGAGCTCGGCCGCGAAGAAAGCCGACGCGGTCTTTAAAATCGCGTTCGCCCTTCGCAATTCGGCGTTGTCCCGCCGCAAGCGCTTCAGCTCAGCGGATTCTTCGGTCGTGGTCCCGGGCCGTGCGCCGGCATCGACCTGCGCCTGGCGCACCCACTTACGCACCGTCTCCGCGCAGCCAACACCAAGTAGACGGGCGACCTCACTGATCGCTGCCCACTCCGAATCGTGCTGACCGCGGATCTCTGCGACCATCCGCACCGCCCGCTCACGCAGCTCCGGCGGGTACCTCCTCGATGAACCACCTGACATGACCCCATCCTTTCCAAGAACTGGAGTCTCCGGACATGCCGGGGCGGTTCAGGGGCTTCCCGAGACTGCGATTCCCAAACGATGACGCCCAAACAAAAAGCGGGACCGCCGATGGCTGCCCCGCTGCCGCTGGTTGCGTTCGGCTTACTCGTCGAAGCGGCGCCGGAACCGATCTTCCATACGGCTGGTGAATGAGCCCCCGGCCCCCTTGGTACGACGCTGGCGCGAAGCCCCAGCAGCCGATCCGCCACGATCCATCCTGCCGGACAACCGAGGACCGGTGATGGCATACACCACACCACCGAACATCACGACAAAACCGAAAACGCTGAGTATCGGGAAACTTCCGATCATGGTCTCTTTGAACGCCACGCCGGAAACCAACATCCCCAGACCGATGATGAACAACGCCGCGCCCTGCAGGCGCCGCCGCGCGGTCGGTGCGCGGAAGCCCCCGCCACGGACACTCGATGCGAACTTGGGATCTTCGGCGTAGAGAGCGCTCTCGATCTGGTCAAGCATCCGCTGCTCATGATCGGAGAGTGGCATGCGTCCCTCCTTGCCGACAGACTGTCACGTAATACCGATAACACGCGGATGCCCATTGCGCGGGCAACTAACTCAGAT
Above is a window of Mycobacterium tuberculosis H37Rv DNA encoding:
- a CDS encoding transmembrane protein (A core mycobacterial gene; conserved in mycobacterial strains (See Marmiesse et al., 2004 PMID:14766927).), yielding MPLSDHEQRMLDQIESALYAEDPKFASSVRGGGFRAPTARRRLQGAALFIIGLGMLVSGVAFKETMIGSFPILSVFGFVVMFGGVVYAITGPRLSGRMDRGGSAAGASRQRRTKGAGGSFTSRMEDRFRRRFDE